In Tachysurus fulvidraco isolate hzauxx_2018 chromosome 1, HZAU_PFXX_2.0, whole genome shotgun sequence, a single window of DNA contains:
- the pfn2a gene encoding profilin-2 isoform X2, which translates to MSWQSYVDNLMADGSCQDAAIVGYSDAKYVWASSEGGTFSGITADEIDVIVGKDREGFFTNGLTLGKKKCSVIRDSLQADGDWTMDIRTKSQGGEPTYNVSIGRAGKVLVLVMGKEGVHGGGLNKKAYSMAKYLRDSGF; encoded by the exons ATGTCTTGGCAAAGCTACGTGGATAACCTGATGGCCGACGGCAGCTGCCAGGATGCCGCCATTGTCGGCTACTCGGACGCTAAATACGTCTGGGCATCGTCAGAAGGGGGCACTTTTAGCGGTATAACG GCCGACGAAATCGATGTTATAGTCGGCAAGGACCGGGAGGGATTCTTTACCAATGGGCTGACCCTAGGGAAAAAGAAGTGCTCTGTGATCAGAGACAGCCTGCAGGCTGATGGCGACTGGACTATGGACATCAGGACGAAGAGTCAAGGTGGAGAGCCGACATACAACGTTTCCATAGGCAGAGCTGGCAAAG TCTTGGTTCTTGTAATGGGCAAAGAAGGGGTCCATGGAGGCGGATTGAATAAGAAGGCATACTCGATGGCAAAATACTTGAGGGATTCAGGGTTCTAA
- the pfn2a gene encoding profilin-2 isoform X1: protein MSWQSYVDNLMADGSCQDAAIVGYSDAKYVWASSEGGTFSGITADEIDVIVGKDREGFFTNGLTLGKKKCSVIRDSLQADGDWTMDIRTKSQGGEPTYNVSIGRAGKVLVLVMGKEGIHGGQLNKKAFTMADYLRRAGY from the exons ATGTCTTGGCAAAGCTACGTGGATAACCTGATGGCCGACGGCAGCTGCCAGGATGCCGCCATTGTCGGCTACTCGGACGCTAAATACGTCTGGGCATCGTCAGAAGGGGGCACTTTTAGCGGTATAACG GCCGACGAAATCGATGTTATAGTCGGCAAGGACCGGGAGGGATTCTTTACCAATGGGCTGACCCTAGGGAAAAAGAAGTGCTCTGTGATCAGAGACAGCCTGCAGGCTGATGGCGACTGGACTATGGACATCAGGACGAAGAGTCAAGGTGGAGAGCCGACATACAACGTTTCCATAGGCAGAGCTGGCAAAG TATTGGTTTTAGTCATGGGAAAAGAAGGTATCCACGGAGGACAGCTCAACAAGAAAGCATTTACCATGGCTGATTACCTGAGGAGAGCTGGATACTGA
- the crb1 gene encoding protein crumbs homolog 1 produces the protein MSGVNILVWIVLLLFADAVSYKDFSACKNSPCQNAGVCIKNKDSYACQCSNHSQNGQLYGGPNCTVALQGCERNRCQNGAKCFPFLSSGRHRYRCICPEGYTGTRCEISTTFSFEKSGFLHIKTDLEDTVALLNTTLSFRTVQKTVTLLHCEVEEYVLTLQLQNGRLRHSVQWDNHSRSDLVELFQDVADGHWHTVQLFFYGSVLGLDLQDPLCTVKTCHKEVLVEQDLGSGSGQSSFTLVQSVYIGGTGNGQVNPESYFLGCMRDVYIQSHLVVPELKFRAEQFSMTLGCRESDGCENNPCRNRGKCLGLGWKKHDCECHRPYEGKVCSEEHIAARFGNEDVESYAIFYVEDDPMDAFTVSVFIRTRHINGLLLVFSNTTSRYLHIWLDGGKVKVQVNHFEILQGHDRVNDGHFHLVSLHVERGTLTLVHSARTQVVMASRGLTIQAGDTVHVGGLEDRKASLAFGGYFNGCIQDLRLNFNYLQFYPISMPLTSYRLKTMVQVTQGCTGDNYCRMNPCLNGGVCYSMWDDFTCRCPPNTAGRRCEELKWCVRSPCPGSARCLAHAQGFDCVTNVTVREGNPIIVFRGNGKIHRSLRSVALTFRTRRRDATLLHASRENNFLTLLIKDGRLVLEFRSGANFPLRVQNRRVMVNDGRWHSAILSMNTPSAPTSRWSMVLDDRRDQASISSTTSGDLDFLREDTDILLGGWELDTGADLEGCFGYVEIGGLVLPFYAETDLSMPRPQEERFLRLSGMLTLGCWGSDICNPNPCHNGGQCEDHFDLFKCRCPADWHGQFCEVRTDACYSNPCLHGSCVTVYEGFECVCEPGYTGHLCENKEDVCMGHKCRNGGTCLRGIKQYACLCPRNTTGALCQERMPEMPWYIDRIPSPRLPVSICGNDKWTYSCFNGGNCSRFENKCDCLSGFSGQWCELELDECASGPCLNDGYCRNLIDKFHCVCEISFAGEHCQIDISDFYLYGFLLMCQNIFQLLSYLILRMDDEPEIEWNAANEE, from the exons ATGTCAGGAGTGAACATTCTAGTCTGGATCGTCCTGTTGCTTTTTGCAG ATGCTGTTTCTTACAAGGACTTCAGTGCCTGCAAAAACAGTCCATGTCAAAATGCTGGTGTTTgcataaagaataaagacagtTATGCTTGCCAATGTTCTAACCACTCTCAAAACGGGCAACTCTACGGTGGGCCGAACTGCACAGTTGCACTGCAGGGCTGTGAGCGTAACCGATGCCAAAATGGTGCCAAATGCTTTCCTTTTCTCAGCAGTGGTCGACACAGATACCGCTGCATCTGCCCTGAAGGATATACCGGCACAAGGTGTGAGATATCCACCACATTCTCATTTGAAAAAAGTGGATTCTTACACATCAAAACAGACCTTGAAGACACAGTAGCCCTTCTGAACACTACTTTGAGTTTTCGCACAGTTCAAAAAACAGTGACTTTACTGCACTGCGAAGTGGAAGAGTATGTACTCACACTGCAGTTGCAAAATGGCAGACTACGTCACTCCGTCCAATGGGACAACCACAGCAGGTCAGATCTGGTGGAACTGTTTCAAGATGTAGCTGATGGACATTGGCATACAGTGCAGCTTTTCTTTTATGGAAGTGTGCTAGGACTCGATTTGCAGGACCCACTGTGCACTGTGAAAACTTGCCACAAAGAAGTGTTAGTGGAACAGGATCTGGGATCTGGGTCAGGGCAGTCGTCTTTCACTCTGGTCCAGAGTGTCTATATAGGTGGAACAGGGAATGGGCAAGTAAACCCAGAATCCTATTTCCTGGGCTGCATGCGGGATGTCTACATTCAGTCCCACCTGGTGGTTCCAGAGTTAAAGTTCAGGGCTGAGCAGTTCAGTATGACTTTGGGCTGCAGGGAAAGTGATGGCTGTGAGAATAATCCATGCAGGAACAGAGGGAAGTGCCTCGGCTTAGGATGGAAGAAACACGATTGTGAGTGCCATCGTCCTTATGAAGGAAAGGTCTGCTCCGAGG aaCACATCGCTGCACGGTTTGGAAATGAAGATGTGGAAAGCTATGCGATTTTTTATGTGGAAGATGACCCCATGGACGCTTTTACAGTGTCTGTGTTCATTCGCACTCGCCATATAAATGGTCTGCTCCTTGTTTTTTCCAACACCACGAGCCGTTACCTGCACATATGGTTGGATGGTGGGAAGGTCAAAGTTCAGGTGAATCACTTTGAAATTCTGCAGGGTCACGACCGAGTTAATGATGGACATTTTCACCTGGTGAGCCTGCACGTGGAGCGGGGAACGCTCACGCTTGTGCATTCGGCTAGGACTCAGGTCGTGATGGCCAGCCGAGGTTTGACAATCCAAGCAGGTGACACGGTTCATGTGGGAGGATTAGAGGATCGAAAAGCCTCATTAGCATTCGGTGGCTACTTTAATGGATGTATCCAGGACCTGCGGCTTAACTTTAATTACCTGCAGTTTTACCCAATCAGCATGCCACTGACTTCCTACAGGCTTAAAACGATGGTGCAGGTCACACAGGGCTGTACAGGCGATAATTACTGCAGG ATGAACCCCTGTCTGAATGGCGGGGTGTGTTACTCCATGTGGGATGATTTCACCTGCAGATGCCCTCCGAACACAGCAGGACGTCGCTGCGAGGAGCTGAAGTGGTGTGTGCGTTCTCCGTGCCCAGGTTCTGCAAGGTGTCTCGCACACGCCCAGGGTTTCGACT GTGTTACAAACGTCACTGTCCGTGAAGGAAACCCCATCATCGTGTTTAGAGGTAACGGCAAAATCCACCGGTCCCTCCGCAGCGTGGCCCTGACATTCCGCACGAGGCGACGTGATGCTACATTGCTGCACGCTTCAAGAGAAAACAACTTCCTTACACTTTTAATCAAAGACGGACGACTTGTTCTGGAGTTTCGGAGTGGCGCAAACTTCCCACTCCGAGTGCAAAACCG CCGTGTAATGGTGAACGATGGACGCTGGCATAGTGCCATCCTAAGTATGAACACCCCATCCGCACCTACCTCTAGATGGTCCATGGTTCTTGATGACCGCAGAGACCAAGCGTCCATCTCCAGCACCACTTCTGGAGATCTGGACTTCCTGAGGGAAGACACGGACATCCTTCTGGGAGGCTGGGAGCTCGATACTGGGGCCGATTTGGAAGGATGTTTTGGTTATGTGGAAATTGGTGGTCTTGTTTTGCCATTTTATGCAGAAACAGATCTCAGCATGCCCAGACCTCAGGAGGAAAGGTTCTTGAGGTTGTCTGGAATGCTGACCTTAGGGTGTTGGGGCTCTGATATTTGCAATCCGAACCCTTGCCACAATGGAGGCCAGTGTGAGGATCATTTCGACCTCTTTAAATGTCGATGCCCAGCTGATTGGCACGGTCAGTTTTGCGAAGTCAGGACTGATGCCTGCTACTCGAATCCTTGTCTTCATGGATCCTGTGTCACCGTTTATGAAggatttgagtgtgtgtgtgagccaggATACACTGGTCATCTCTGTGAAAATAAAGAGGACGTGTGTATGGGACACAAGTGCCGTAATGGAGGTACCTGCCTCAGAGGAATCAAGCAATACGCCTGTCTTTGCCCAAGAAACACAACCGGAGCTCTCTGCCA AGAACGGATGCCAGAAATGCCTTGGTACATCGACAGAATTCC GTCTCCCAGGCTGCCCGTGTCCATCTGTGGGAATGATAAGTGGACATACAGCTGCTTTAATGGTGGAAACTGCTCTAGGTTTGAGAACAAGTGTGACTGCCTGTCTGGTTTTAGCGGACAGTG GTGTGAGCTGGAACTGGACGAGTGCGCGTCTGGCCCGTGCCTGAACGACGGATACTGCCGCAACCTCATCGACAaattccactgtgtgtgtgagatcagctTCGCCGGCGAACACTGCCAGATCGACATCAGCGATTTCTACCTCTATGGTTTCCTGCTGATGTGTCAGAATATCTTTCAGCTGCTCTCCTACCTCATCCTGCGCATGGACGACGAGCCTGAGATTGAGTGGAACGCTGCCAACGAGGAGTAA
- the ahsg2 gene encoding alpha-2-HS-glycoprotein 2: MNLGFVVALLGLVACGSCKPVGHNFTLPLCDSPEAEAAAQEALNFINAQHTHGYKYTLNQIEDIKVINKVDGTHIYLLELEFLETKCHVYDPKSVPDCEVRPKIETAVEADCDIALSEADGQFSVVAFKCKTELESFSPCVGCSVLQPLNHTSGSQLVEASLGQFNNKHTLNAAFTVLDIGRLSSQVVSGGALIRAEYAIIETNCTNVDDGNCVPLAQADARHGFCHSEGREPEVKVDCEIFPTNNATHIVLPAEPNPSISHGFKNHRVTALHDPNATGLLSAESTESAEKAPIVKRSAADPQPNGLLSAEPVVLVPRCPGKLKHF, translated from the exons ATGAATCTCGGCTTTGTCGTCGCCCTTCTGGGGCTTGTAGCGTGCGGATCGTGTAAACCTGTGGGACACAACTTCACTCTGCCTCTCTGCGACTCTCCAGAGGCCGAAGCCGCCGCTCAGGAGGCTCTGAATTTCATCAACGCGCAGCACACTCATGGCTACAAGTACACTTTAAACCAAATCGAGGACATCAAGGTTATTAATAAG GTTGACGGAACGCATATATATCTCTTGGAGCTGGAGTTCCTCGAGACTAAGTGCCACGTCTACGACCCGAAATCTGTGCCTGATTGCGAGGTCAGACCCAAAATCGAAACG GCGGTTGAAGCGGACTGCGACATAGCTCTCTCCGAAGCTGACGGACAGTTTTCTGTCGTAGCATTCAAGTGCAAGACGGAATTAG AATCATTTAGCCCTTGTGTAGGCTGCAGTGTTCTGCAGCCGCTGAACCACACAAGTGGCTCTCAGCTGGTAGAAGCCTCACTGGGGCAAttcaacaataaacacaccCTCAACGCTGCTTTTACTGTCCTCGACATCGGACGGCTGTCTTCTCAG GTGGTGTCTGGTGGGGCTCTTATCAGAGCCGAATACGCAATTATCGAAACCAATTGCACAAATGTGGATGATGGTAACTGTGTTCCTCTTGCCCAAGCTGATGCT cGCCACGGGTTCTGTCATTCTGAAGGCCGTGAACCTGAAGTGAAAGTCGACTGTGAAATCTTCCCAACC AACAATGCTACACATATTGTTCTCCCAGCTGAGCCAAATCCGTCCATCAGCCATGGCTTCAAGAACCACAGAGTTACAGCCCTGCATGATCCTAATGCTACCGGCCTCTTATCTGCAGAAAGCACCGAATCAGCCGAGAAAGCACCGATCGTCAAAAGATCAGCAGCAGATCCTCAACCGAATGGGCTATTATCTGCTGAACCAGTAGTTCTGGTTCCGAGATGCCCAGGAAAACTCAAGCACTTTTAA